One window of Chionomys nivalis chromosome 18, mChiNiv1.1, whole genome shotgun sequence genomic DNA carries:
- the Chtop gene encoding chromatin target of PRMT1 protein isoform X5, translating to MAAQSAPKVVLKSTTKMSLNERFTNMLKNKQPMPVNIRASMQQQQQLASARNRRLAQQMENRPSVQAALKLKQTLYASPESGCGRICPSCGWASRGRCHATVRTLTGSTAWLCIESALITPTPHSEPLGSLTENKQGFLLCLPFSRGVVRFIRDSGEQ from the exons ATGGCTGCTCAGTCGGCGCCGAAAGTCGTGCTAAAAAGCACCACCAAGATGTCTCTAAACGAGCG CTTTACTAATATGCTGAAGAACAAACAGCCGATGCCAGTGAATATTCGGGCTTcgatgcagcagcagcagcagctagccAGTGCCAGAAACAGAAGACTGGCCCAGCAGATGGAGAATAGACCCTCTGTCCAGGCAGCATTAAAACTTAAGCAG ACTTTATATGCAAGTCCGGAGAGTGGCTGTGGAAGGATATGTCCAAGCTGTGGCTGGGCGTCCAGAGGGCGGTGCCATGCAACTGTAAGGACTTTAACTGGTAGCACTGCATGGCTGTGCATAGAGTCAGCACTTATAACACCCACCCCTCACTCTGAACCTTTGGGCTCACTGACTGAAAATAAGCAAGGCTTTCTGCTTTGTCTACCTTTCAGCCGTGGAGTGGTTAGATTCATCCGTGACTCAGGAGAGCAATAA